Sequence from the Pedobacter sp. D749 genome:
CCTGATGAGAGATGCAGAAGGTGCTTTTTTATATTTTTGCCGGTAAAATTGTTTGAGCAAAGCGATAGACCCGCTTGTAATTGCTGCAGCGCCTGATGTTCCATCTTCGCCTAAAGCAACAAGTTCTGGCTTTACACGTCCATCGTATGCAGGCCCCTTGCTGCTCAGATTTTCAGAAATATTTTCTCTGTTGATCCCTCCTATCACCAATAGATTTTTCGCCTGCTTAAAATTACCCGTTAAATTGGAACGGGCAGTCATACCTTGATAAAACCCCACTGAAGGTGTGCTTGTTCCTTTATTTCCGGCAGAAAAAACATGGATCAAAGTATCCGTTTCGAAGATCTGTTTATCGTATGCTGCAGCCTCTATTCCGTAATCGTTATCAATATCGGTACCATAAGAATGATTTTGAACGCTAACCTGAAGTTTGTTTAAATCGGTAATCAGGTCAGGCATCAGATTAGTAAAATCAGAATAGGCAAGTTTGGCCTTTGGTGCTGCACCTAAACCCCGGATAAAGGAATTACCGTTTCCTAAAGCTAAAGTTGCCATAATGGTAGCATGAGTGGTAGGCGTTTTGCTAATAGTAGCTCCGGTTACCGTTTTACCCAATAAATCAAGATCGGTAGCATCGTACATCCCTTCTTTAAAAGAAACATTTATACCTGCACCATCAATGCCGGGAAAAAGATTTCTGGCGTTAGAAATTTGGTTTAAAGTCAGGTCGAGACCATTTATAACCTCCTCCTCTTTGGCAACAGGTAAAATATCGGCATATAAAATATCATTAAGCTCCAGCAACAACATTAAATCGCCAGGTAATAGGTAAACAGTGCAGATGTGATTTACAGTATCGGTTGATTTTATCTTTAAACTCGCAATGACCTTTGGTAAAGCATTTATATTTTTTAAGGCTAGTCGGACCAGGATAGAATCGTTCCTTTTATTGCTTTTACTCAGCACTTTCATCAATCTATCACTCACCTTCCAAAGTCCGTTGGCTTGTTCCTGGTAAATTACATGGTTTGAAAAGTTAGAAATATTTGATTTTTGGACAATAAAATAGTCGCCTGAAAGACTTTTTTGGGGTTTCAATAATTGAATTTCGGCTGCTGTTAAGGTGCGGTTGAACCTGACCAGAACAGGCTGATCGGCACCCAATTTCACAGAATTCCCTGTTTTTGAAATATATTTTTCATTTTTTTTTTCTATTCCACCAGGTTGTGCCTGTGCGTTTAAACAAAGAAAAGACAGACAAAAAACTAAAACTAAATATACAGTAATGACTTTCAAATATTATTTTATTATAAATTTTTGTTTACATGGTTTATCTTCCCTAAATTAGGATTTATAAGGTAATCCACAAACATTATTAACTAACTAATTCAACCTAAACTAATTTAATTCTAACTAAGATGAAAACAACTAATTTTTTATCGATTGCAGCAGCATGCCTTCTTCTCACGAACCTATACTCTTGTAAGAGTAATAATACAGAAAATGCAGTAGAAAGCAAGACTGAAATTTCAGCAGACAAGTTATCACAGATCAAATCCTTAGGCTTCAGTACCGACAATATCCGTAAGATAGACGAAGGTTATTTGGTGGAAGGCGATATCCTTTTAACTGACGACAATTTAGCTGAACCTTCTACTGATGCAAATTTAAACATTGCCGAAACTGAACAGTACCGAACCACAAACCTGGTTAAATCGTTGCCACGTGTAATAACAGTATCGGTAACCAATTTGCCGCAGGTATATAGCGATGCTGTAAACACCATGATTTCGAGATACAACTCTTTGGGTTTACGTATCACTTTCCGCAGGGCTAACGCCGGAACAACCGGAAACATTAATGTAGTAGGTTTTAACGAAGGTCCGAGTGGTGGTTTTATTACCTTAGGTTCTGCTGGTTTTCCTACTTCATCAGGTCAGCCTTTTAACCAGATCAGAATGAACACCAATTCAGCTGCATATGGTTCTAATCCTAATTTGCTGTACCTGGCTTCAGTAATCCAGCATGAAGTTGGCCATTGCATTGGTTTCCGTCATACAGATTATATGAACCGTGCTTTTAGCTGTGGTGCAAGTGGTGCAGGCAATGAAGGCGCATCGAATGTTGGCGCTGTAAGAATACCAGGAACACCTTCTAATCCTGATGCAGCTTCATTCATGTTAGCCTGTTCTAACGGCGGCAACCGCACTTTCAATGCAAATGATGTAATTGCTGTAAATTACCTTTACAAATAAAAGCTATTAACGGATTACCTTAACAGATCAGAAGCCCCGAAAATTTCGGGGCTTTTTTGTTTGACTCTTATTAAACAAGCTACTATTAATCACAGATGCACACGGATTGATCTGTGTGCATCCTTTTTATCTGTGGTTAAATACAACAAAATGGTTTGTGGGGAAACAAGCCATCACAATCATGTTTAAAATTTAATCGGCTACCTCTTTGATAAACTTTCCACTGGCATCATACCAAACATTTACATCGGGTGTACCCTCAATATCGATTTTGTAGGTTATTTTTCCGGCAGTATTAATCCAGTCAACATCATCAATCCTGCCTTTTGGATATTTTGCTTTAATATTTTTAGCAATTACTGCTGGCAATTTGCCATTTGGGATATCCTTTTCAAAAGAAAGTGTTTTACCTGAAAAAGTGTAAGTAGCCTTATGATCAACGCTTCCTACATTAAAATCGACTTCATAGTTTGCGCCTTTCTTTTCCCAGTCTACATCTGTTGCTTTCGGATAAGCTTTATTAAATGCCGCTTTAATAACAGATGGAACATCTTTTTGATTTATATCTTGAGCGCTGCTACTGGCAATCCCTCCAACCAAGAGAAATGCTGCCAAAATTGTGCTTTTATAATTCATAATAAAACAACAGTCATGTCCCTTTAATTGTTTCGCTCTTAGATCGTCTCTAAAATGGTTTGTGGGGACACAAACCATGACGAAAAGAGAAAACTTTGCAATCGAAAGGTTTAGATTTGGAACACAACCCTACAATAATTAAACCTGATAGCGCCAAATAGCTCCCGATTTAAGAAAATATTGTATTTAAGAAAATTCAAATCGGGACTATAGGCAATAGCAGGACTGAAATAACCGAAGAACTACCTGGTCCTGCTTTCCAAAAAACTATCTAACAGTAAAACAAACACTTACTATTTAGATTGCCACAGCTAATGAAAAATTAGCTTCGCAATGACGACTTATCGTTATAAAAAATGGTTCGTAAGGACACAAACCATGGTGGGAAAATTGTTTCCAAAAAACAGATGGCTTGCAGTAAAAATATTTAACCACGGATAGACTCTGATAAACACGGATTGAATTTGTGTGCATCCTTTTTATCTGTGGTTAAATGAAATTATTTTCCGTTTTGCTCAATATCTCTGTCCATTTCTACCAGATCAACATTACTTGGGTCAGAAAAATCGCCAATTAGATATTTGTTAAAATGATCGGCCAGTTTCCAGAAAGCATATTCTGTCATATCTCCAAAACCATGGCGCTGACCTGGAATAATCAGGAAATCGAAACGTTTACCTGCTTTCATTAGCGCATTGGCTACACGGATTGAGTTTGCCGGGTGCACATTGTTGTCTACATCGCCATGCATCAATAACAAATGTCCTTTTAAGTTTTTGGCCAGATCAGGATTTTTATCAATGCTATATTTAAATGAGGTATCGCCCTTTAATGAAATGGTTTCTTTTACACCATGGTGTTTCTCGCTCCACCAACGGTTGTAAATACTATTATCATGGTTTCCTGCGTTCGAAACCGCAGCTTTAAAGAAATCCGGATAAACCAACATGGCGGCTGTAGACATAAAACCACCACCAGAGTGACCGGTAATACCCACCTTCGACTCGTCTATGTAAGAATATTTTGCGGCCAATTGCTCAATAGCAGTTTTTTTGTCAGCTAAACCATAGTCGCGCAGATTGCCGTAACCATAAGTATGGTACCATTTAGAACGTGAAGGGTTTCCGCCGCGGTTGCCAACCGTAATTACGATATAACCAAATTGCGCTAAACGCTCGGTACGGTCCATACTTTTGCTGAAAGCTTTATTTACCGCCTCTGTTTGTGGCCCTGGGTAAACATATTCGATGATCGGATACTTTTTATTAGGGTCAAAATCGAAAGGTTTATACATTACGCCATACAGATCAGTTATGCCGTCATCTGCTTTTACTTTAAAAGGCTCAGGAAATTTGTAACCTGCCGCCACCAGCAAGGAAAGATCTGTAGTTTCAAGATCCATCACTTTTTTTCCGCTTCCGTCGTAAAGTGTAGCTTTTGGTGCAGTATTTACTCTCGAATAATTATCAACAAAGAAAGTATTGTTATCATTCATATTTGCCAGATGATCAAAATCGCCTGCATTTAACAGTTTCATGTTCGAACCATCGAAATTAATACTGTACAGATGCAGATAATAAGGATCTTCTTTGCCTTCCCTTCCATTAGCGGTAAAATAAAGAATGCGTTTTTTCTCGTCGATATTTACAATACTCTCACAGTGGAAAGCACCTTTGGTAATTTGGTTTTTCAGCTTCCCATTTCCATCAAAAAGATAAAAATGTGCCCAGCCATCGCGCTCACTCCAATGAATCAACTCTTTACCATCGTTAACCAAACCCGGGCGATTAACTTCAACATACGTATTAAAACGTTCGTCTATTAATGGCGTAACCTTACCTGTAGCAATATCAACCGTACCAATGTCAATACGTTTTAAATCGCGGCTGGTACGCGAAAAATAGAACCTGCTATCGTTACCCAACCAAATAGATGGGCGGAATTCGTTATCACGGTCTTTATTTAATGATGGTTTGCCCCATACCGAAATACTTTGATCTTTAAATGCGGCAACATTCATTTTTTTATAAGACTTCGTAGCAAAATCGAACAGCAAGATTTCATCCTGAGGAGCTTCGGCCTCTCCGGGCATCTGGTATTTATAAGTTTCTAAAGTTGGCCGACCAGGCGTAACACTATTAATTACCCAAAGATCTTTAACCTTGCGCGAATCGGTTCTATCCAAAACAAAATATTTTGAATTCGGCGACCAAAGCACATAAGCGCCGCGACGTTTTTTATTGTTTTTTTCGTTCTCCACATTGTTCTCACCATCGCCATCACTTCCGTACGAATAGAATTTAATGCCATCTTTAGTGAGCTGGTGCTCTACAATGGTGCTGTCATCTTCATTTTTAACCGCTTTTTTGTAGTTGTCTTTATCCATCCAAAACAGGTTGTAGTTACGGGAGAAGATGATGGCTGAAGAATCTGGTGCTACAGATCCCCATGATGGTTTAGGCTTTGGTTTACTGAAATTTGGTACCTCAGTTAATTTTGCACTGGCCAATTCGTATTTGAAAGAAAATATTTTTTTCTGCATAGAATCTGCGGCTTTTTTATCTTTTCTATCTTGTTTTAGCTCATCAACCGTGCTTTTGATTTCGAAAGAAATGCTTTTTTCGTCGGCTGCAAATTTTAAGTTTTCGAGCGGTAAATGTTCTGCATCAAATGGATCCCGAACAATCAGGGTAATATCTGCTGCCAGTTTAGCATTATCAAACATCAGTTTTTTGTTTTTTGATGCAGGATCTACCAGGTACCAGAATTTCCCTTTTGGACTTTCGAAAGTGTACCAGAATCGGTTGCTCAATTTTAGCCAATGTGGATCTACAGTGGTAGAATAAACCATTTTCTTCAACTTATTGGGCGAAAAACGCGATGCAAGCTGATAATTTGCTTTAGGCTGTGGCTGAATATTTTCGGTAATGGTAAAGGTTTTGTTTTGTGCAGCAACAGTTAAAGATAAAAACTGCGCACCGAGCAGGAGTTTGTAAAGTTTATTCATCAAAATTTGTTTGAGCTGCTAAATTATTTAATTAAAGGATATTAAGCAGGCCCTGATGTGTAATAAATGCGATAGTTAGCATAATTTCCAACAACTGAAATTAATTATTAACACAATTTATTTTGATAGATAAATAATTAATGGATTTCATAGTTTTGTAGTTATATATCCTAATAATGAAATACAGCTTTTTAACCTTAATAACAGCCGGAGCAATCTTATTTGCCAGCTGCCAATCTAAATCTCAAACAGAAAATTCTGCCAATAAAGATTCTGCCGAAAAAAATACCAAAACAGAAGCAAGTACCGGAACACCAGTTGATGTTTCGAAAATTAAAGTTGCTGATGCTAAAACCATTTTAGCCAGAAAACAAGTGCCAATTTTATGTTACCACCAGGTAAGAAACTGGAAACCAACTGATGGTAAAGTAGGTAAAGACTATATTGTAGAAATCCAGAACTTTAAAGATCAGATGAAAATGCTGGCCGATAGCGGTTACCACACCATTTTACCAGATCAGCTTTATGCTTACCTGAACACTGGTGCTGCCCTACCGAGCAAACCGATTATGTTAACTTTTGATGATACCGATATGGACCAGTTTACCATTGTACGCCCAACTTTAGAAAAACTGGGCTATAAAGCGGTTTATTTTATCATGACCGTTTCGATAGGTAGAAAAGGCAAATTTGTGGATTACATGACGAAAGAGCAGATTAAACAACTTTCAGATGAAGGAAATGTGATCGGCAGCCATACGTATGACCATAAAAACTTTAAAAAATATGCCGGTAAGGATTGGGAAGAGCAATTAGATAAACCAACCAAAAAACTGGAAGAAATTACCGGCAAAAAAATGACCGAATTCGCCTATCCTTTTGGCTTATGGAATGCAGAAGGCATCCCTGAGCTTAAAAAACGTGGTTTTAGAATGGCTTATCAACTATCAACCAAACGTGATGAAAAAGACCCGTTGTTTACCATCCGCCGGATTATTGCAAGTGGTTACTGGTCGCCAAAAACATTGAGCAACAGCATTAAAAATAGCTTTTAATTAAGACCAGTACGTTATGAAAGGTTTCCTGCTCTATGCTTTAGTTTCAATACTACTTTTAACCTCTTGCCAGCCCTCTAAGGCTTCAAAAGAAAAAACAGCAGTTGCAAATCCTACCGAAAAGGTTAAAATAGATTCGGCAAATACCAAACCTGCCGATAACAAAACCATTTTGGCAAAAAGAGAGGTTCCTGTACTGTGTTATCACCAGATCAGGAATAATATTGCTAGTGATAGTAAAAGAGCACATGACGATATTATTGCTCCTGATAAATTTAAGCAGCACATGAAAATGCTGGCCGATAGTGGTTACCACTCTATTTTACCCGATCAGTTGTACAATTACCTGGTTTACGGTGCTAAATTACCCGAAAAGCCTATTATGATTACTTTCGATGATACGGATGAAGACCAATTCACGATTGGCAACAGCACATTGAAAAAGTACGGTTTTAAAGGTGTTTATTTTATCATGACGGTATCTATCGGGAAAAAAGGCCGCATTAGTTACATGACTAAAGAGCAGATTAAACAATTAGCTGATGAAGGAAATACCATCGCCAGCCATACCTACGATCATAAAAACTTTGCACAGTTTACCAATGCCGACTGGACCACTCAAATTGATGAACCCACAAAAAAACTGGAGCAGATTACTGGAAAAAAAATAGAATATTTTGCTTTTCCTTACGGAGTTTTCAAATCATCTACTTTGCATAAACTAAAGGAACATGGCTTTAAGGCTTCATTTATTCTGTCTACTTCAAGAGATGAAAACTTCCCGCTTTACACCATCAGAAGAATAATTGATCCGGGAAGATACACGGCAAAAAACTTATATTACAGCATAAACAAGAGTTTTAACAAAACAAAATCTTAGTAAAGAGGTTTAAATTTGGAAGATTGGAGCAATTAGATAATACAACGTGACAATCTTCCAATTTAGTTAATTTGTCTGCCTTATGAAGTATTCTTTTCTTTTTTGCCTTTTTGGATTAGCGATAATATCAGCGTGTAACAGTCCTAAAAACGGAACCAATACCAGCAAAACTACAGATAGTACGGTTAATGTAAAAGCCGGGCTTACCGAGAGTTTCTATAAGCGGTTAGAAGGCACCATTGCAGGCAAAAAGGTAGTCATGCATCTGCAAAAAGTTGATGACGATGTAAGCGGTTTTTATTATTACGATGGCTCATGGCTTAACCTCTCAACCGATACGCTAATCGGGAAAGATAGCATGGTACTTACCGAGTATAGTTTTTATGAATCATACTTTACGCAGGATTCAAAATCACCACATTTAAAATTAAAATGGAATGGAAATGGTTTTGACGGCACATGGGAAAGTGGCGATGAAACAAAAAAATACCCGATTGCCCTGAAAGAAAAATATCCTGAAGGAAGTTATCAGTTCAATGCAGGCATTTACGAAGATTCGGTTAAAGCTTTTGCCAACCAGGCCAAATCGCCAGCTGCGCAGATCAGCTTTGAATACCTGGAAAGTAAAAATTCAGATGAATACGGCAACTGGTTAAATACTGAACTTAAAAAGATATTGGGAATAAAAGCGCAGGTTGAACGGACAAATGGTTTTAAAAATATTGCTGCAGACTATTTTAAAGATTATAAATTGCAGGTTGCCGAACAAAATAGCAATGGTGATGATTATGAGGCCTGGATGAATTACACCAACAACAGTCAGCAATCGGTTAATTATAACGATAATGGTTATGTGGTAATCGATTTCCTGGCTGATGCTTATACCGGCGGCGCACATGGTAATTATAGCAGTGTGATGTATTGTTTGGATGTGAAGAACAAAAAACAAATGGTATTGAGCGACATTGTTAAAATTGATTCGAATACTTTACAGGGTATTTTAGAACGCAATCTTCGCAAAGAATATAATATTAAAGCCAAAGATGCTTTAAGCACTGTGCTTTTTGATGATTTTATAAAACCAAATAATAACTTTTATTTCAATGCGAACGGCATCGCTTTTATGTATAACCCATACGAAGTAGCAAGTTACGCTCAAGGGCAAATTGTAGTGTTTATTCCTTATTCGGATTTAAAGGCTTATTTGGTGCCGGCTTTTGCGCAACGGATGGGGGTTAAGTAGCTTTACAATTAGGAGTTTTCAGTTGATTATTGGTTAACTGTTAGAACTGGTTAGCTGAAAACTTATCATCTGCGTTTATCATCTTAAATCAGCGGGAATAAATATGAAAAAGGTTTCCCGCAGATGACACAAATTTAAACGCAGATCTTCAGTGCCAGCGATAATATAGAATCGCCTAGTACTGCAATGTTGAACTGCCAACTAAAAACTTTACAGTATTTCTTTTACAATATAATCTTTCCCATTAAACTTAAAGCTTTCATTGATAGCTTTTCCAATCAAAAACCTCCCTATCGGCGAAGCCTGTGATACCGCAAAGAATTTTTGTCCATCGGTATTTAATTCGCCTGCACTAATGCTG
This genomic interval carries:
- a CDS encoding DPP IV N-terminal domain-containing protein, whose translation is MNKLYKLLLGAQFLSLTVAAQNKTFTITENIQPQPKANYQLASRFSPNKLKKMVYSTTVDPHWLKLSNRFWYTFESPKGKFWYLVDPASKNKKLMFDNAKLAADITLIVRDPFDAEHLPLENLKFAADEKSISFEIKSTVDELKQDRKDKKAADSMQKKIFSFKYELASAKLTEVPNFSKPKPKPSWGSVAPDSSAIIFSRNYNLFWMDKDNYKKAVKNEDDSTIVEHQLTKDGIKFYSYGSDGDGENNVENEKNNKKRRGAYVLWSPNSKYFVLDRTDSRKVKDLWVINSVTPGRPTLETYKYQMPGEAEAPQDEILLFDFATKSYKKMNVAAFKDQSISVWGKPSLNKDRDNEFRPSIWLGNDSRFYFSRTSRDLKRIDIGTVDIATGKVTPLIDERFNTYVEVNRPGLVNDGKELIHWSERDGWAHFYLFDGNGKLKNQITKGAFHCESIVNIDEKKRILYFTANGREGKEDPYYLHLYSINFDGSNMKLLNAGDFDHLANMNDNNTFFVDNYSRVNTAPKATLYDGSGKKVMDLETTDLSLLVAAGYKFPEPFKVKADDGITDLYGVMYKPFDFDPNKKYPIIEYVYPGPQTEAVNKAFSKSMDRTERLAQFGYIVITVGNRGGNPSRSKWYHTYGYGNLRDYGLADKKTAIEQLAAKYSYIDESKVGITGHSGGGFMSTAAMLVYPDFFKAAVSNAGNHDNSIYNRWWSEKHHGVKETISLKGDTSFKYSIDKNPDLAKNLKGHLLLMHGDVDNNVHPANSIRVANALMKAGKRFDFLIIPGQRHGFGDMTEYAFWKLADHFNKYLIGDFSDPSNVDLVEMDRDIEQNGK
- a CDS encoding polysaccharide deacetylase family protein, encoding MKYSFLTLITAGAILFASCQSKSQTENSANKDSAEKNTKTEASTGTPVDVSKIKVADAKTILARKQVPILCYHQVRNWKPTDGKVGKDYIVEIQNFKDQMKMLADSGYHTILPDQLYAYLNTGAALPSKPIMLTFDDTDMDQFTIVRPTLEKLGYKAVYFIMTVSIGRKGKFVDYMTKEQIKQLSDEGNVIGSHTYDHKNFKKYAGKDWEEQLDKPTKKLEEITGKKMTEFAYPFGLWNAEGIPELKKRGFRMAYQLSTKRDEKDPLFTIRRIIASGYWSPKTLSNSIKNSF
- a CDS encoding DUF3298 and DUF4163 domain-containing protein, producing the protein MKYSFLFCLFGLAIISACNSPKNGTNTSKTTDSTVNVKAGLTESFYKRLEGTIAGKKVVMHLQKVDDDVSGFYYYDGSWLNLSTDTLIGKDSMVLTEYSFYESYFTQDSKSPHLKLKWNGNGFDGTWESGDETKKYPIALKEKYPEGSYQFNAGIYEDSVKAFANQAKSPAAQISFEYLESKNSDEYGNWLNTELKKILGIKAQVERTNGFKNIAADYFKDYKLQVAEQNSNGDDYEAWMNYTNNSQQSVNYNDNGYVVIDFLADAYTGGAHGNYSSVMYCLDVKNKKQMVLSDIVKIDSNTLQGILERNLRKEYNIKAKDALSTVLFDDFIKPNNNFYFNANGIAFMYNPYEVASYAQGQIVVFIPYSDLKAYLVPAFAQRMGVK
- a CDS encoding PepSY-like domain-containing protein, with protein sequence MAAFLLVGGIASSSAQDINQKDVPSVIKAAFNKAYPKATDVDWEKKGANYEVDFNVGSVDHKATYTFSGKTLSFEKDIPNGKLPAVIAKNIKAKYPKGRIDDVDWINTAGKITYKIDIEGTPDVNVWYDASGKFIKEVAD
- a CDS encoding polysaccharide deacetylase family protein, yielding MKGFLLYALVSILLLTSCQPSKASKEKTAVANPTEKVKIDSANTKPADNKTILAKREVPVLCYHQIRNNIASDSKRAHDDIIAPDKFKQHMKMLADSGYHSILPDQLYNYLVYGAKLPEKPIMITFDDTDEDQFTIGNSTLKKYGFKGVYFIMTVSIGKKGRISYMTKEQIKQLADEGNTIASHTYDHKNFAQFTNADWTTQIDEPTKKLEQITGKKIEYFAFPYGVFKSSTLHKLKEHGFKASFILSTSRDENFPLYTIRRIIDPGRYTAKNLYYSINKSFNKTKS
- a CDS encoding M57 family metalloprotease, encoding MKTTNFLSIAAACLLLTNLYSCKSNNTENAVESKTEISADKLSQIKSLGFSTDNIRKIDEGYLVEGDILLTDDNLAEPSTDANLNIAETEQYRTTNLVKSLPRVITVSVTNLPQVYSDAVNTMISRYNSLGLRITFRRANAGTTGNINVVGFNEGPSGGFITLGSAGFPTSSGQPFNQIRMNTNSAAYGSNPNLLYLASVIQHEVGHCIGFRHTDYMNRAFSCGASGAGNEGASNVGAVRIPGTPSNPDAASFMLACSNGGNRTFNANDVIAVNYLYK